Proteins encoded within one genomic window of Bremerella alba:
- a CDS encoding PTS sugar transporter subunit IIA encodes MKFADFISVKAIKPELESKDKEAVIRELAASLVASGDLMEDSAESIIKAILKREELGSTGIGRGIAVPHTKHPSVEKLVGTVGVSADGVDFNSLDGESVHLFFLLVSPPDRPGDHLRALENISRQLRDDMFCKFLKQSKSVDDIKTLLDEADNNQFGS; translated from the coding sequence ATGAAGTTTGCCGATTTTATCAGTGTGAAGGCAATCAAGCCGGAATTAGAGTCGAAGGATAAGGAAGCCGTCATCCGCGAATTGGCGGCCAGCCTCGTGGCGTCGGGCGACCTCATGGAAGATAGTGCCGAGAGCATCATCAAAGCCATTCTGAAGCGTGAAGAACTGGGAAGCACCGGCATTGGCCGAGGCATCGCCGTTCCTCATACAAAGCACCCCAGCGTCGAAAAGCTGGTAGGGACCGTTGGCGTTAGCGCGGACGGTGTCGACTTCAACAGCTTGGATGGCGAATCGGTCCACTTGTTCTTTTTATTGGTTTCGCCTCCGGATCGTCCTGGAGATCACCTCCGAGCTCTGGAGAACATCTCGCGTCAACTACGCGACGACATGTTCTGTAAGTTTTTGAAGCAGTCAAAGTCTGTCGATGACATCAAGACTCTGCTAGACGAAGCGGACAACAACCAGTTCGGCAGCTAA
- the hpf gene encoding ribosome hibernation-promoting factor, HPF/YfiA family: MQVNISTRHGQLSPASQETITEKVSKLNRLFERITAVEVTIDLEHTEKPEVELRVTAEKTDDFVATDKAESLLAALDSTIHKMEQQLRKHKEKLKAHRGKGQPASDAETNFEG, from the coding sequence GTGCAAGTCAACATATCAACGCGCCATGGTCAATTGAGTCCCGCCTCACAAGAAACGATCACTGAGAAAGTTTCTAAGCTAAACCGATTGTTTGAGCGCATCACTGCGGTGGAAGTTACGATCGACCTGGAGCATACCGAAAAGCCAGAGGTTGAATTGCGCGTCACGGCCGAGAAGACGGATGACTTTGTGGCGACAGACAAAGCGGAAAGCCTCCTTGCAGCTTTGGACAGCACCATCCATAAAATGGAACAGCAGCTCCGTAAGCACAAAGAAAAGCTGAAGGCGCATCGCGGTAAAGGGCAACCTGCCAGCGATGCGGAAACGAACTTCGAGGGATAG